From a region of the Panicum virgatum strain AP13 chromosome 2K, P.virgatum_v5, whole genome shotgun sequence genome:
- the LOC120664330 gene encoding disease resistance protein RPM1-like, with the protein MKKICTWAIWAYSVWVFIFLTDTMDCVNLVEMLQRYLKDRRYLIVLDDVWSRDSWSLLDSSFVKNSNGSRIVITTRIQAVASLADGNREIKLNLLPKEEAWTLFCHKAFARLDGRSCPLSLKACAERIVDKCQGLPLALVALGSLLSYKEMDEHEWELFYSQLRWQLSNNPELSWVASVLNLSYNDLPSNLKNCFLYCGMFPEDYHIERKRLIRLWIAEGFIEDRGPEITLSDVAACYLKELADRSLLQVVDKNEYGRPKRFQMHDLVRELSLTISKKEKFATTWDHPNSDCSSDRSRRLSLHKDSNLMQTVTNSAQLRSVIVFVEGVSSSWFKNCYPSFRLLRVLSLRHCYIQKIPGNLSNLFNLHYLDLGYTKLKEVPRSIGKLSNLQTLYLKGSVMELPSAVTILTKLQHLIIDVGRFGSSASNKICHLEHLQVLKNIANSCMVRNLGCLTRMRSLGIRKVLESYNTDLWISVSKMSALTSLSVLVADRNRDALDMSDLKPLPYLEKLMLSGKLDKGAIPLVFGHFPKLKSLRLCFSGLREDPLSLLSAMFQNLGHLNLYRCYVGTRFAFRAGWFPMLKHLYLSSMGELKEVEIEDGTMRSLHRLELWGLKSLTSVPEGLVHLKALQQLCIGSMMPDEFKTRLAGRDRWIVEHIPYI; encoded by the coding sequence ATGAAGAAGATATGTACATGGGCCATATGGGCCTATAGTGTATGGGTCTTCATATTCCTAACAGATACCATGGACTGCGTGAATCTGGTTGAAATGCTTCAAAGATATCTGAAGGACAGGAGATATTTAATTGTGCTGGATGATGTATGGAGTAGGGACTCCTGGTCTTTACTAGATAGTTCATTTGTCAAGAATAGCAATGGGAGCCGGATAGTTATCACAACTCGAATACAAGCAGTGGCATCCCTAGCTGATGGAAACCGTGAAATAAAACTTAATTTATTACCAAAGGAGGAAGCATGGACCCTTTTTTGTCATAAGGCCTTCGCAAGATTAGATGGCAGAAGTTGCCCCCTCAGTCTTAAGGCCTGTGCAGAAAGAATTGTGGATAAGTGCCAAGGCTTGCCACTGGCTCTTGTTGCTTTAGGGAGTCTTCTATCCTACAAAGAAATGGATGAGCACGAGTGGGAGTTGTTCTATAGCCAACTTAGGTGGCAGCTGAGTAATAACCCAGAGCTGAGCTGGGTTGCTAGCGTTCTGAACCTCAGTTACAATGATCTCCCTAGTAACCTGAAGAACTGTTTTCTTTACTGTGGCATGTTTCCTGAAGACTATCATATAGAACGGAAACGGCTAATCAGACTCTGGATTGCTGAAGGATTCATCGAGGATAGAGGACCTGAGATAACTTTGTCAGACGTAGCTGCATGTTACCTGAAGGAGCTTGCTGATCGTTCATTGCTTCAAGTTGTCGACAAGAATGAATATGGAAGGCCAAAGAGGTTCCAGATGCATGACCTTGTGAGGGAGTTATCTCTAACAATATCCAAGAAGGAAAAGTTTGCTACTACATGGGACCATCCTAACTCAGACTGCAGTTCTGACAGATCTCGTCGACTTTCCTTGCACAAGGATAGTAATTTAATGCAAACAGTAACAAATTCAGCACAGCTCAGGTCTGTCATCGTGTTTGTGGAGGGAGTTTCATCATCTTGGTTCAAGAACTGTTACCCAAGCTTTAGGTTGTTGAGGGTCTTGTCCCTTAGGCACTGCTATATTCAGAAAATACCAGGCAACCTTTCTAATTTGTTTAACTTGCATTACCTTGACTTGGGATACACAAAACTGAAGGAGGTACCGAGATCTATTGGGAAGCTTAGCAATCTGCAAACTCTGTATCTCAAGGGTTCTGTAATGGAGTTGCCAAGTGCCGTGACTATATTAACAAAGCTTCAGCACCTAATTATAGATGTTGGAAGGTTTGGAAGTTCGGCAAGTAACAAAATATGTCACCTGGAACACCTGCAGGTTCTGAAGAACATAGCCAATAGCTGCATGGTTAGAAATCTTGGATGCTTGACTAGGATGAGAAGCCTTGGCATCAGGAAGGTGCTAGAATCCTATAACACAGATCTGTGGATCTCAGTCAGCAAGATGTCAGCTTTGACTTCCTTGTCTGTACTCGTAGCTGATCGCAACAGAGATGCTCTTGATATGTCAGACTTGAAACCTTTACCATACCTGGAGAAGCTTATGTTAAGTGGCAAGCTGGACAAAGGAGCAATTCCTCTTGTATTTGGCCACTTCCCCAAACTGAAAAGTTTAAGGCTTTGCTTCTCTGGGCTCCGTGAAGACCCACTCTCTTTGCTCTCCGCCATGTTTCAGAATCTAGGTCACCTCAATCTTTACCGCTGCTACGTTGGTACGAGATTTGCATTTCGTGCTGGGTGGTTCCCTATGCTCAAGCATCTGTACTTGAGCTCCATGGGTGAGCTAAAGGAGGTCGAGATTGAGGACGGCACCATGAGAAGCTTACATCGGCTAGAGCTGTGGGGCCTGAAAAGCTTGACGTCGGTGCCAGAGGGCCTTGTGCACCTTAAAGCACTCCAGCAGCTGTGCATCGGCTCCATGATGCCTGATGAGTTCAAAACAAGGTTAGCAGGACGCGATCGATGGATTGTTGAACACATCCCCTACATTTGA
- the LOC120664339 gene encoding probable D-2-hydroxyglutarate dehydrogenase, mitochondrial isoform X6, whose amino-acid sequence MASVHPRRVRPAKQLVAAALHRGHTRPLRPLPPSPSSTGQLRGGSGGGHGAARGGGGEASTPPGTARRGAAGMPHTEYEFASRTVNSCRRFHWIPSLQRPPCGPRTNVETYEGQHSANKASEVQKRTFGSAATHNQRNPAYSELNSDDVCYFKSILGDNGVVQDEDRIAVANVDWMGKYKGASQLLLLPKSTKEVSKILSYCNTRRLAVVPQGGNTGLVGGSVPVYDEVIVSLAGMDKIISFDNVNGILTSEAGCVLENLSTFVENEGFIMPLDLGAKGSCHIGGNISTNAGGLRFIRYGSLHGNVLGLEVVLADGTILDMLTTLRKDNTGYDLKHLFIGSEGSLGVVTKVAVLTPAKLPATNVAFLSCNDYTSCQKLLLAARRNLGEILSAFEFMDHHCIDLAIRHLEGVQNPLPASQYKFYVLIETTGSDESYDKTKLEAFLLRSMEDGLVSDGVIAQDISQASNFWRIREQTAWAYLQSP is encoded by the exons ATGGCATCAGTTCATCCCAGGCGCGTGCGGCCAGCTAAGCAGTTGGTAGCAGCAGCACTCCACCGCGGTCACACGCGCCCCCTccgcccccttcctccctctccatcCAGCACGGGGCAGCTCCGAGGCGGGTCCGGAGGAGGGcatggcgcggcgcgcggcggcggcggcgaggcttcTACGCCGCCCGGGACcgctcgccgcggagccgccg GCATGCCTCATACTGAATATGAATTTGCAAGCCGCACTGTGAATTCTTGTAGAAGATTCCACTGGATTCCCAGTCTACAGCGTCCACCATGTGGACCTAGAACTAATGTGGAAACATATGAAGGGCAACACAGTGCTAATAAGGCTTCTGAAGTTCAGAAGCGCACATTTGGTTCTGCGGCAACACACAATCAGAGGAATCCAGCCTATTCAGAGCTGAACTCTGATGATGTTTGTTACTTCAAGAGCATCTTGGGTGACAATGGTGTAGTTCAGGATGAAGACAGAATCGCAGTTGCAAACGTAGACTGGATGGGTAAATACAAGGGTGCAAGTCAGCTGCTACTTTTACCAAAAAGTACTAAAGAG GTTTCTAAGATTCTTTCATATTGCAACACCAGACGATTGGCTGTGGTTCCACAAGGTGGCAATACAGGCCTCGTAGGTGGAAGTGTGCCTGTTTATGATGAG GTGATTGTCAGCCTCGCAGGCATGGACAAAATTATTTCCTTTGATAAT GTAAATGGTATTCTTACTAGTGAAGCTGGTTGTGTATTGGAGAATTTAAGTACCTTCGTGGAAAATGAAGG GTTTATTATGCCACTTGACTTGGGAGCGAAAGGAAGTTGCCACATTGGTGGAAACATTTCAACTAATGCTGGTGGCCTGCGTTTCATACGCTATGGTTCACTTCATGGAAATGTACTTG GTCTTGAAGTTGTGCTTGCTGATGGGACAATCCTTGACATGCTTACTACCTTAAGGAAAGACAATACTGGGTACGATCTGAAGCACTTATTCATTG GGAGTGAAGGTTCGCTAGGAGTGGTCACCAAAGTTGCAGTACTCACACCTGCAAAGCTACCTGCAACTAATGTTgcatttctttcatgcaatgACTACACAAGCTGCCAG AAATTACTGCTTGCAGCTAGGAGGAACTTGGGTGAGATTCTGTCTGCATTTGAGTTCATGGATCATCACTGTATTGATCTG GCTATACGACATTTGGAAGGTGTTCAAAATCCTTTACCTGCATCGCAGTACAAGTTTTATGTTCTAATTGAGACAACAGGGAGTGATGAATCGTATGACAA AACAAAACTGGAAGCTTTTTTGTTGCGTTCAATGGAAGATGGTCTGGTTTCTGATGGAGTCATAGCGCAGGATATCAGCCAAGCATCAAACTTTTGGCGTATCCGTGAG CAGACCGCCTGGGCATATCTCCAGA